In Macadamia integrifolia cultivar HAES 741 chromosome 12, SCU_Mint_v3, whole genome shotgun sequence, the following are encoded in one genomic region:
- the LOC122056911 gene encoding E3 ubiquitin-protein ligase RNF13-like, whose translation MGNVAEFFSKLHAITFCLLSILIFELALFIQSVSYYNWRRLDKRKAGATESSSLLALIDAQRPAIRYNGGGEWNECAVCLTRVEDGDEIRVLQCKHDFHKECLDQWLEREQVTCPMCRRYVLPEDVIFKHKQLRSRDAFNQDSFLYIRW comes from the coding sequence ATGGGAAACGTTGCAGAGTTCTTCTCTAAGCTCCACGCCATTACCTTCTGCTTGCTTTCCATCTTGATATTTGAGTTAGCCCTCTTCATCCAATCCGTCTCATACTACAACTGGCGGCGCCTCGACAAACGCAAAGCCGGAGCCACCGAAAGCAGCTCTTTATTGGCTCTGATTGATGCCCAACGTCCAGCGATTCGTTATAACGGTGGTGGAGAATGGAATGAATGCGCGGTGTGTTTGACGAGAGTGGAAGATGGGGATGAGATCAGAGTGTTACAATGCAAGCATGATTTTCATAAAGAGTGCTTGGATCAGTGGTTAGAGAGGGAGCAAGTGACATGTCCGATGTGTAGGAGGTATGTGTTGCCTGAAGATGTTATATTCAAACACAAGCAATTGAGGAGCAGAGATGCGTTTAATCAAGATTCTTTCTTGTATATAAGATGGTAG